Proteins from a single region of Thunnus maccoyii chromosome 23, fThuMac1.1, whole genome shotgun sequence:
- the LOC121890975 gene encoding E3 ubiquitin-protein ligase TRIM39-like → MATAGSLLSEDQFLCSICLDVFNDPVSIPCGHNFCKNCITKHWNISVQCQCPLCNKRFDIRPELHVNTFISEMAAQFRQSGLEETNSCSEQQQAKPEVLCDVCTETKLKALKSCLVCLTSYCETHLELHHRAPGLKRHKLIDPVTNLEGRMCKKHERPLELFCKTDQICVCRFCNESTHMRHLIVPLKDEYEGKKAKLGKTEAKIQQMIQERQLKIWELQHSVEFSKEEADRELADSVQVFANMIQSVEESLAKLIEMIEEKHKTTEKQAEGLIKELEEEISKLMKRSAELEYLSCTEDHLQFLQSCPSLNSAPPCKDWSEVRVHSSNEGTVRRAVAQLEETLSQEIKRLLEAELKTVQQYAVNVTFNQETAHPKLILSDHGKQVSHGDVKQNLPDNRERFSSCCGVLGKQSFTSGRFYYEVQVKEKTDWTLGVARESINRKGEIKVCPRNGYWTVWLRKGDVYHANTSPPVRLLPKLKPQKVGVFVDYEEGLVSFYDVDAAALIYSFTGCKFKEKLYPYFSPCSNDGGRNSAPLIISPVNNTYLTNV, encoded by the coding sequence ATGGCAACAGCCGGCAGTCTCCTCTCCGAAGATCAGTTTCTGTGttccatctgtctggatgtgttcaACGATCCAGTCTCCATaccatgtggacacaacttctgcaaaaactgcatcacaAAACACTGGAATATTAGTGTTCAGTGTCAGTGTCCACTGTGTAATAAGCGTTTTGACATAAGACCAGAACTGCATGTCAACACTTTCATATCTGAGATGGCTGCTCAGTTCAGACAGTCAGGCTTAGAGGAAACCAATAGCTGCTCAGAGCAACAACAAGCCAAACCAGAAGTTCTCTGTGACGTCTGCACCGAAACCAAACTGAAGGCCTTGAAGTCCTGCCTGGTGTGTCTGACCTCCtactgtgagactcacctggagcTTCATCATAGAGCCCCTGGTCTGAAAAGACATAAGCTGATTGATCCTGTGACGAACTTGGAAGGCAGGATGTGCAAGAAACATGAAAGACCTCTAGAGCTGTTCTGCAAGACTGACCAGATATGTGTTTGTCGGTTCTGCAATGAGTCAACTCACATGAGACATCTTATTGTTCCTTTGAAAGATgaatatgaaggaaagaaagcaaaactCGGGAAGACAGAGGCTAAAATTCAGCAGATGATCCAGGAGAGACAACTGAAGATTTGGGAGCTCCAACACTCAGTGGAGTTCAGCAAagaggaggcagacagagagctAGCTGACAGTGTGCAGGTCTTTGCTAATATGATTCAGTCTGTTGAGGAAAGTCTTGCTAAACTAATTGAGATGATTGAAGAGAagcacaaaacaacagagaaacaggctgaaggTCTCATCAAAGAGCTGGAAGAGGAAATCTCAAAGCTGATGAAGAGAAGTGCTGAGCTGGAGTATCTCTCATGCACTGAAGACCACCTCCAGTTCCTCCAAAGCTGTCCATCCCTGAACTCTGCTCCACCCTGCAAAGACtggtcagaggtcagagttcaCTCATCAAATGAGGGGACTGTAAGGAGAGCTGTggctcagctggaggagacacTCAGTCAAGAGATAAAGAGGCTGCTTGAGGCTGAACTGAAGACGGTCCAGCAGTATGCAGTGAATGTGACTTTCAATCAGGAAACAGCGCATCCTAAACTCATCCTATCAGACCATGGGAAACAAGTCAGTCACGGTGATGTAAAACAGAATCTTCCAGACAACCGAGAGAGATTTTCTTCATGTTGTGGTGTGTTAGGAAAGCAGAGCTTCACTTCAGGCAGATTTTACTATGAGGTTCAGGTTAAAGAGAAGACTGACTGGACTTTAGGAGTCGCCAGAGAGTCAATAAATAGGAAGGGGGAAATTAAGGTTTGCCCCAGGAACGGCTACTGGACTGTATGGTTGAGAAAAGGAGATGTATATCATGCTAATACTAGCCCTCCTGTCCGTCTCTTGCCGAAGTTAAAGCCTcagaaggtgggggtgtttgtggattatgaggaaggtctggtctccttttatgatgtagatgctgcagctcttatCTACTCCTTTACTGGCTGTAAGTTCAAAGAGAAACTCTATCCGTACTTCAGTCCCTGTTCTAATGATGGTGGTAGAAACTCTGCCCCTCTGATTATCTCTCCTGTCAATAACACATATTTGACCaatgtttag